A genomic stretch from Sphingobacterium sp. ML3W includes:
- a CDS encoding TonB-dependent receptor, with the protein MESNSHVPFLNPCPKFGKPNKPWTRGLIASVLVSTFSMLSANGMAQTLNLELKNAPLTKAFSEVQKATGYRFIYSESILKHAPAVNLSVKNASLTNTMDKLMENQSLSYAIHDGTIVIKALPPKKTATENKVPITTEKKSPKGQTSGTVTDEENKPIARVSVQVKANSLFGTVTDENGYFSLTNLPEKAVLVFSSIGYKTVEINTASLTTYELIQLKVELKKDNGALDEVVVVAHGVQKKISVVAAMSTVDPKELITPGRSLTNQLAGRVAGMSFNQTSGQPGKDGANFIIRGINSVKGSSDPLILIDGLKRSIDDVDPNDIASFSILKDASATAVYGLEGANGIIVITTKTGKLSEKPSVNMSISSSVNNATFKPHWIDAVKYAQMRNEAFAVRGKDKPYSDEIIKKFGDNDMDFYPNVDWYNALYKPNNLSHKGNFNIGGGGNVVTYYMSGGYYIEDGMFKGNLQSYNSNAKYNQFNFRSNLKADISPTTTLGLGFDGRYNTTTEPGQGTDKILDIINEINPTLFPTQYSNGTAPEEPAGVKNPFSMLNKTGFTRGYSNVMNTNLNITQKLDFLLKGLFFNGIASFSKINNYTHQYIKDYQKHRPDFANSYNGTGRDKDGNLVTLNTTPDLDDKMRFEPTTPTGHRVVEIQGSANYARDFGKDFTTTAFVLYKQREYMDDVPNDNNGNSLLVNALPTREQSIAGRFTAGFKNRYFADINFGASGSQMFTPDKRWSSFPSIGLGWILSEEKFWEGMKKTVNQLKFRGSYGVVGAPGDARRFGYMATTGSLDGYTFGFGGTAYSGTNIPGVGESRLEQLGLTWEQNKKMNLGIELGLFNQFKMILDIFRNTREGQLIDLNKLPATLGLSSVPKANLGKMYSRGFDLDMSYSKNFGNFRINYIRGILTYNINTIVENGQLDPKMPYQSGIGLDWGRDLNYISLGLFKDQADIDNSPVQTWNKVMPGDIKYKDINGDGLITPEDRIWLASTDPKWTYSLALDFNYKNWTFSTRVIGKSDVFRTLNGGRIPFNASGSRGAIYEVAYNDHWIPESYSGTKTTENPNAAYPRLGVGSENSNNAQQSTFWEREASYLRLADAELGYTWMPKNSKLPFQNIYFYGRGDNLATFSKFKDWNPEQKSSYAYPLKRTYSLGMNVRFKL; encoded by the coding sequence ATGGAAAGCAATTCTCATGTCCCATTTTTAAACCCATGCCCGAAATTCGGCAAGCCGAATAAACCATGGACAAGAGGCCTTATAGCCTCTGTACTCGTCAGTACCTTCTCCATGCTATCGGCAAATGGGATGGCTCAAACCTTAAATCTGGAGCTAAAAAACGCTCCTTTAACCAAAGCATTTTCTGAAGTACAGAAAGCTACCGGTTATAGATTTATCTACAGTGAATCTATATTAAAACATGCGCCCGCAGTTAATCTATCTGTCAAAAATGCTTCTTTAACAAACACCATGGATAAGCTAATGGAAAATCAGTCCCTGAGCTATGCCATTCACGATGGAACAATTGTGATCAAAGCTTTGCCGCCCAAAAAAACGGCAACGGAGAATAAAGTTCCTATAACAACGGAAAAAAAATCTCCAAAAGGTCAAACCTCCGGTACAGTTACAGACGAGGAAAATAAACCAATTGCCCGCGTTTCGGTCCAGGTAAAAGCAAATTCTCTCTTTGGAACAGTAACTGATGAAAACGGCTATTTTAGCCTGACGAATCTACCCGAAAAAGCCGTGCTCGTTTTCTCTTCAATTGGTTACAAAACTGTTGAGATCAATACTGCTTCGCTTACTACATACGAGTTGATCCAGCTCAAAGTAGAACTGAAAAAAGACAATGGTGCATTGGATGAAGTAGTTGTTGTCGCCCATGGTGTACAAAAGAAAATTAGCGTTGTTGCTGCGATGAGTACAGTCGACCCCAAGGAACTCATCACTCCCGGCCGCTCCCTGACCAATCAACTCGCTGGCCGTGTAGCGGGAATGTCTTTCAACCAGACTTCGGGACAACCCGGCAAGGACGGAGCCAATTTTATTATTCGTGGCATAAACTCCGTGAAGGGAAGTTCTGACCCATTAATCTTGATCGATGGATTAAAAAGATCGATTGATGATGTAGACCCCAATGATATTGCAAGCTTTTCTATTCTTAAGGATGCCTCTGCAACAGCAGTGTATGGATTGGAAGGAGCTAACGGTATCATTGTGATCACGACCAAAACGGGAAAGCTCTCTGAAAAACCCAGCGTCAATATGTCGATATCTTCCTCAGTCAACAATGCGACCTTTAAACCGCATTGGATCGACGCTGTAAAATATGCGCAAATGCGAAACGAAGCATTTGCAGTACGTGGGAAAGACAAGCCATATTCTGATGAGATCATCAAAAAATTTGGAGATAATGACATGGACTTTTACCCGAATGTCGATTGGTACAATGCACTATATAAACCTAATAATTTATCGCATAAAGGAAATTTCAATATCGGTGGCGGCGGCAATGTAGTGACTTACTATATGTCTGGAGGTTATTACATAGAGGACGGAATGTTTAAGGGAAATCTCCAATCGTACAATTCAAATGCGAAATATAACCAGTTCAATTTTAGGTCTAATTTAAAAGCTGATATCAGTCCGACAACGACATTGGGACTCGGATTTGACGGGCGCTACAATACAACGACAGAACCCGGACAGGGGACGGATAAAATCCTTGATATCATCAATGAGATCAATCCGACCCTCTTCCCTACCCAATACTCCAACGGAACCGCTCCAGAAGAACCAGCCGGTGTAAAAAATCCTTTTTCGATGCTCAATAAAACTGGTTTTACCCGCGGCTACTCCAATGTGATGAATACCAACCTCAATATTACACAAAAACTTGATTTCCTATTAAAAGGGTTATTTTTTAACGGTATTGCCTCTTTTTCGAAAATCAATAATTATACACATCAATATATTAAGGATTATCAAAAACACCGTCCTGATTTTGCGAACAGTTACAACGGTACGGGCCGCGATAAAGATGGAAATCTGGTCACACTCAATACCACCCCTGATCTAGATGACAAAATGCGATTTGAACCAACAACACCTACAGGACACCGTGTTGTTGAAATACAGGGAAGTGCCAATTATGCCCGCGATTTTGGAAAGGATTTCACGACAACAGCTTTTGTACTGTACAAACAACGTGAGTATATGGATGATGTCCCTAATGATAACAATGGGAATTCCCTTTTGGTTAATGCTTTACCGACAAGGGAGCAATCTATTGCGGGACGATTTACGGCTGGTTTTAAAAACCGCTATTTTGCAGATATTAACTTCGGTGCTTCGGGGTCACAAATGTTCACGCCTGACAAGCGCTGGTCCTCGTTTCCCTCTATTGGTTTAGGCTGGATCCTATCGGAAGAAAAATTTTGGGAAGGAATGAAAAAAACGGTCAATCAATTGAAATTTCGTGGTTCTTATGGTGTAGTGGGGGCTCCAGGGGATGCCAGACGCTTCGGTTATATGGCGACAACGGGTTCTCTTGATGGCTATACTTTCGGTTTTGGGGGTACGGCATATAGTGGTACAAATATTCCCGGAGTGGGAGAAAGTCGCTTGGAACAGCTTGGTCTTACCTGGGAACAAAATAAGAAGATGAACCTCGGTATAGAACTTGGCCTGTTCAATCAATTTAAAATGATACTGGATATTTTTAGAAATACACGTGAAGGCCAGTTAATTGACCTGAACAAACTTCCGGCAACACTGGGTTTGAGTTCTGTACCAAAAGCTAACCTTGGAAAGATGTACTCCAGGGGGTTCGACCTAGATATGTCGTACAGTAAAAATTTCGGCAATTTCCGAATCAATTATATTCGTGGAATCCTGACCTACAATATAAATACGATTGTAGAAAATGGGCAACTTGATCCCAAAATGCCTTACCAAAGTGGTATCGGACTGGACTGGGGGCGTGACCTGAATTATATCTCTTTGGGTCTATTCAAAGATCAAGCTGATATCGATAATAGCCCTGTGCAAACCTGGAATAAGGTCATGCCTGGCGACATCAAGTACAAGGATATTAATGGGGATGGTCTCATCACGCCAGAAGACCGTATTTGGTTAGCGAGTACAGACCCCAAATGGACCTATTCCCTCGCCCTGGATTTCAACTATAAAAATTGGACCTTCTCCACCCGTGTGATCGGAAAATCGGATGTATTCCGTACCCTTAATGGTGGACGTATCCCGTTCAATGCCTCAGGAAGCCGTGGTGCGATCTATGAAGTTGCTTATAACGATCACTGGATACCTGAATCTTACTCGGGTACTAAGACAACGGAAAATCCAAATGCTGCCTATCCACGTCTGGGCGTTGGTTCGGAAAACAGCAATAATGCACAGCAGTCCACCTTCTGGGAACGTGAGGCTTCTTATTTGCGCCTGGCGGATGCCGAATTAGGGTATACCTGGATGCCAAAAAATAGCAAACTTCCGTTCCAGAATATCTATTTCTATGGACGTGGTGACAATTTGGCAACGTTCTCAAAATTCAAGGACTGGAATCCCGAACAGAAATCCTCGTATGCTTACCCATTAAAACGCACATATTCTCTTGGTATGAATGTCAGATTTAAACTGTAA
- a CDS encoding RagB/SusD family nutrient uptake outer membrane protein, translating to MKILNIKNIGLAFALLTIVNMQSCKYLDAEEYLHEVDNLNDIWTSRKNIREAWAACYGHLPNFTDMHQSWPFSGAGDEGHAGLDTYMAMQLSQGKYNSDNMPWELSYWSKLYRAIRACNQFLENSPQANDKLIKEGELESYQTDVRFLRAYYYSLILEIYGPFVIVDKTVDYANEANYPTKRATLEECVNFLTNELNLTIQKLPSQAQILTSDLGRPSKATAMATKARILLWAASPLVNGNTEYNSFVNPEGQPFFGKGYDENRWKKAADAYKAIIDLNQYQLFTLPANKNYKTVPLGDFPGNTIAWPNGPAGIDPYRSFKALFSGGDDYWNTEVIWQVNRQSQTYNLTALGWPRGHKASNSLNSSRIAATQKIVDGFFMNNGATIEEENQKLYKDFSTSSAADGYYILGDGSSLNSPIHTNFFNGNRFPAVPNRVLNREPRFYATIGFHGRGYKQDDKVDPFYYVDYRPETADGYFETDRPSLRTGYAVVKYINDDDMRIEGTYEKQYPVFRLAEVYLSYAEALNESQPGHPDILKYLNLVRYRAGLPGYNQGSKEEIRNKIKHERLVEMAFEGKRYFDIRRWKDAENVQRDNWGNPKGSGGPVYGMNYKKADITFYDRTIIDGYSFKKKDYFFPLPYNDVANHWGKLIQNPGW from the coding sequence ATGAAAATACTCAACATCAAAAACATAGGCTTAGCGTTTGCATTATTGACTATCGTAAATATGCAGTCCTGTAAATACCTGGATGCGGAGGAATATCTGCATGAGGTCGACAATCTTAACGATATCTGGACCTCCCGTAAAAATATTCGTGAAGCCTGGGCTGCCTGTTACGGCCATCTTCCCAATTTTACTGATATGCATCAATCTTGGCCATTCAGTGGGGCCGGCGATGAAGGCCACGCAGGCCTGGATACGTATATGGCCATGCAACTATCACAGGGTAAGTACAATTCAGACAATATGCCATGGGAACTGAGCTATTGGTCAAAATTATATCGCGCGATACGGGCTTGCAATCAATTTTTGGAAAACTCCCCACAGGCTAATGATAAATTGATTAAAGAGGGCGAGCTTGAAAGCTATCAAACGGATGTGCGCTTTTTGCGCGCTTATTATTATTCATTGATTTTGGAAATATATGGTCCCTTTGTTATCGTTGATAAAACGGTAGATTACGCGAATGAGGCCAACTACCCAACAAAACGGGCTACGCTGGAGGAATGTGTCAATTTCTTAACCAACGAATTAAACTTGACCATTCAAAAACTACCAAGCCAGGCACAGATATTGACCTCTGATCTAGGTAGACCGTCCAAAGCTACGGCCATGGCAACAAAAGCACGTATACTACTATGGGCGGCAAGTCCGCTAGTCAACGGTAACACAGAGTACAATAGTTTTGTTAATCCTGAGGGGCAACCTTTCTTTGGCAAAGGATACGATGAAAATCGCTGGAAAAAAGCCGCCGATGCCTACAAAGCAATTATCGACTTAAATCAATATCAATTGTTCACTTTGCCAGCCAACAAAAACTACAAAACTGTGCCCTTAGGTGACTTTCCGGGTAATACTATAGCTTGGCCAAATGGACCTGCCGGTATTGACCCTTATAGATCCTTCAAGGCCCTATTTAGCGGTGGTGATGACTATTGGAACACGGAAGTGATCTGGCAGGTAAATAGACAAAGTCAAACCTATAACCTAACGGCATTGGGATGGCCTCGAGGTCACAAAGCTTCCAATTCACTCAATAGTTCGCGTATAGCCGCCACGCAAAAAATTGTTGATGGCTTTTTTATGAATAACGGCGCAACCATCGAAGAAGAGAACCAGAAGCTCTATAAGGATTTTTCGACTTCATCCGCCGCCGATGGGTATTATATCTTGGGCGATGGTAGTTCGCTCAATTCGCCGATCCATACCAACTTTTTCAACGGAAATCGATTCCCTGCCGTACCAAACCGTGTACTGAACCGTGAACCACGCTTTTATGCTACGATCGGCTTTCACGGCCGCGGATATAAACAAGATGATAAGGTAGATCCATTTTATTATGTCGATTATAGACCCGAAACCGCCGATGGTTATTTTGAGACCGATCGCCCCTCATTACGTACCGGTTATGCCGTTGTCAAATACATCAATGACGATGATATGCGCATAGAAGGAACTTATGAAAAACAATACCCGGTATTCCGATTAGCGGAAGTTTATCTCTCTTATGCTGAAGCGCTCAATGAAAGCCAACCCGGACATCCGGATATCCTAAAATATCTCAATTTGGTGCGCTATCGGGCAGGGCTTCCAGGATATAACCAAGGATCTAAAGAAGAAATCCGAAATAAGATCAAACATGAACGCCTGGTGGAAATGGCGTTCGAAGGAAAGCGCTATTTTGATATCCGACGCTGGAAGGATGCTGAAAATGTCCAACGCGACAACTGGGGCAATCCCAAAGGATCAGGGGGGCCGGTGTACGGAATGAATTACAAAAAAGCAGATATTACTTTTTATGACCGTACCATTATAGATGGTTATTCCTTCAAGAAAAAGGACTATTTCTTCCCCTTACCGTACAACGATGTCGCCAACCATTGGGGTAAGCTCATCCAAAATCCGGGATGGTAA
- a CDS encoding DUF1735 domain-containing protein, with amino-acid sequence MMKSNYIKYFSLLAICLFWAACGKLDYENKEFYKQELYIVNAESTSASERSITAIQAYTFVDTLKILNDNYDVELIEDLRDGFFEVKFKIGIGGSLTADKDISVNVAFDQETLTDFNIENNTAYYIPESSLYKTNTPYDPVTKTFTVTIKKGTASSALIFAIPIKRTDSKAYANFAFPVRIVESNSMPQNRFYDNFLIANLIVDAQRVVNWSGFPIPKLPEGRYHSARLQANAAENSVNGVHYNYKYITRLSNDPNDKGQFMIWGTGLWSFEVFGLHGNGWMYNKLFLNDEAYGTYTLEPIAIGDSRFPQGTFAYATTQGTSTDNTYDPKTKTLVLHYKNVIGQDYTDVLTYIDDKLDIRDANTSSGPRNWQYVRQQGYKNWLPIDAK; translated from the coding sequence ATGATGAAATCTAATTATATAAAATACTTTTCGCTGCTTGCCATCTGCCTTTTTTGGGCAGCTTGTGGTAAATTGGATTATGAAAACAAGGAGTTTTATAAGCAGGAATTATATATCGTAAATGCTGAATCGACATCTGCGTCAGAGCGTTCCATCACAGCAATACAGGCTTATACATTCGTGGATACGCTCAAGATCCTTAACGACAACTATGATGTAGAACTTATCGAAGACCTCCGGGACGGATTCTTTGAGGTGAAGTTTAAAATCGGAATCGGTGGCTCACTCACGGCCGACAAAGATATTTCCGTCAACGTTGCCTTCGACCAAGAAACGCTCACCGACTTTAACATTGAAAACAATACAGCATATTATATTCCTGAATCTTCATTGTATAAAACAAACACACCCTATGACCCAGTAACAAAAACCTTTACAGTAACCATTAAAAAAGGTACAGCATCCAGCGCGCTTATTTTTGCGATACCGATCAAACGTACAGACAGTAAGGCCTATGCCAATTTTGCATTTCCGGTAAGAATAGTTGAAAGCAATAGCATGCCCCAGAATCGTTTTTACGATAACTTTCTGATTGCTAACCTCATTGTGGACGCCCAAAGGGTAGTCAATTGGTCCGGTTTTCCCATCCCAAAACTCCCAGAAGGAAGATACCATTCCGCACGATTGCAGGCTAACGCCGCAGAAAATAGTGTAAACGGTGTACATTATAACTATAAATACATTACACGGTTGAGTAACGATCCAAACGATAAAGGTCAATTTATGATCTGGGGAACCGGGTTATGGAGTTTTGAGGTATTTGGACTACATGGAAACGGTTGGATGTACAATAAATTATTTTTAAATGATGAGGCCTACGGTACTTACACGTTGGAGCCTATCGCAATCGGAGATAGTAGATTTCCTCAGGGCACCTTTGCATATGCCACAACACAGGGAACTAGCACTGACAACACCTATGATCCGAAAACCAAAACCTTGGTATTGCATTACAAAAATGTAATAGGTCAAGATTATACGGATGTGCTAACTTACATTGATGATAAATTGGACATCCGCGATGCTAATACATCATCTGGTCCTCGCAATTGGCAGTATGTAAGACAACAAGGCTATAAAAATTGGCTACCTATCGATGCAAAATAA
- a CDS encoding FecR family protein, with translation MDSKYFRAAELVSLYIRKEISDQELQELEQLTIDFPQLNSWIEDQGLDMEEINKRLLYHQSINKQEIWRTIIGRSQQNNKIKISWRQIAAMAAALILTLSVAFYFYQQRILKTDQQNAQVNTMITPGSKKATLTLSDGSKVELGTNLSDRISDGSTSLEIHQNGLDYSNNKAQKPTIHKLTIPTGATYNIELADGTKVWLNAQSELEFPSVFSGEDRIVKVTGEAYFEVAKDAKHPFKVNVNGTEVQALGTAFNINTHLGSNKIKTILTEGRIKVTDGRQNRIITAGHETISGQGEIEVNKADIEEALSWKEGYFYFNSKDLKEILGEISRWYAIDIDIQRKLTNEHYNGGIKRSASIETVCKTLNDLTGFQFTVSQRKLIIK, from the coding sequence ATGGATTCGAAATATTTCAGAGCTGCAGAATTAGTTTCTCTCTATATACGAAAGGAAATATCCGATCAGGAACTTCAAGAATTGGAGCAGCTAACCATTGACTTTCCTCAGCTCAACAGCTGGATTGAAGACCAAGGATTGGATATGGAGGAAATCAACAAAAGACTTCTGTATCACCAAAGCATCAACAAGCAGGAAATCTGGCGAACTATTATCGGAAGATCTCAACAAAACAATAAAATAAAAATAAGTTGGAGACAGATCGCAGCAATGGCAGCCGCATTAATCCTAACATTATCCGTTGCATTTTACTTTTACCAACAAAGAATATTAAAAACAGATCAACAGAACGCACAAGTCAATACAATGATAACGCCCGGAAGCAAAAAAGCAACCTTGACGTTATCTGATGGGAGTAAAGTAGAATTAGGCACCAATTTATCAGATCGAATCTCTGATGGGAGCACTTCTCTTGAGATCCATCAAAATGGGCTGGACTATTCGAACAATAAGGCTCAAAAACCTACCATACACAAGCTTACGATACCAACGGGTGCAACCTATAACATTGAGTTGGCGGATGGTACCAAAGTTTGGCTTAATGCCCAATCCGAGCTTGAATTTCCATCTGTCTTCAGTGGCGAGGATCGGATCGTAAAAGTAACGGGAGAAGCATATTTCGAAGTTGCAAAAGATGCCAAGCATCCATTTAAGGTCAATGTCAATGGTACTGAGGTGCAAGCATTAGGAACAGCATTTAACATTAATACCCACCTGGGCAGCAACAAAATAAAGACGATATTGACCGAAGGCCGTATCAAAGTCACTGATGGCCGACAAAATAGGATCATAACCGCTGGACATGAAACAATCAGCGGCCAGGGAGAGATCGAAGTCAATAAAGCTGATATTGAGGAAGCGCTGTCATGGAAAGAAGGCTATTTTTATTTTAACAGCAAAGATTTAAAAGAAATCCTTGGCGAGATCTCCAGATGGTATGCCATAGATATTGATATACAGCGCAAACTGACCAATGAGCACTATAATGGTGGCATAAAACGAAGCGCTTCTATAGAGACTGTCTGTAAAACACTCAACGACCTAACTGGATTTCAGTTTACCGTGTCCCAAAGAAAACTCATTATAAAATAA
- a CDS encoding GH116 family glycosyl hydrolase, translating into MNRRSFLKSSSLLSTALLLAQFPSWASSIFAWDQPLHNITADKRINPKWIEQLYKRGQKTRYYKSKNELQYIGMPVGGLHAGTVYAGGDGRLWLWQIYNETYEGIKEGIEPKLVQWYNGREYVNIRPRDGAAYIEPAIADNLRVLEQGFSVTISGNGNVQTRELRKEHWDEVIFESAYPSCKIIYLAEDSPLDIELHIYSPFIPLDAENSSLPMTTMHLKAKNKTKHKVQVAFCAWLENGVHKPRKEFKGVTKLAQVVSIENVQSILYSCEGVPQAEKLAGDYGTMALYCDAVDATANAMVDSWPFDPAQKKFGKESASVPFDQLQIGNIIVQREISPQSTDAVSYAISWHFNNPHPLLREKIKDAQQGYWYGTKFSDASDVLKYYHQHRDDLNKFTLTWVETWYNSTLPHWFLDRTLVNIGTLATANTYRFASGRFWAWEGVGACAGTCTHVWQYGQTMSRLFPELERNLRETTDLGVGFVPESGAIIFRAEYETRPAIDGQAGVILRFYREHQMSEDNGFLAHNWQKLKKAVQFIIDQDRNGDGMTDTPMENTLDAVWEGEIAWIVGLCLAAVKAAELMAIEMNDQVFQKTCAQYVSKGMTAMDTELFNGEYYIHRPNKEFGRKKLGSYNTCHIDQVYGQAWTFQVNLPRINSVEKTRSALKALWNYNFTMDVGPYIRTHLNGRPYALSGEGGMVMNTNPNNETAAYGEDITWQLGYFHECMSGFEHQVAAHMMAEGMVEESLILTRCIHERYDAAKRNPYNEIECSDHYARAMASYGTFINACGYQYHGPKKHLGFAPRMQHADFKAAFTAATGWGTYQQTQRSSFEAMISLTYGSLGLRTLSIGHLSKPPRQTKNLKIRLNGKAVQVSETEVIQQQLKLIFTNELTLQTGDKLNITWS; encoded by the coding sequence ATGAATAGAAGATCCTTTTTAAAAAGTTCTAGTTTACTAAGTACAGCATTACTACTTGCCCAGTTCCCAAGCTGGGCAAGCAGCATCTTTGCTTGGGATCAGCCCCTGCATAATATTACTGCCGATAAGAGAATCAATCCCAAGTGGATTGAACAGCTCTATAAGCGGGGTCAGAAAACCCGTTATTACAAGAGCAAAAACGAATTACAATACATCGGAATGCCCGTCGGAGGACTTCACGCGGGAACGGTCTATGCCGGTGGCGATGGACGTCTCTGGCTCTGGCAGATCTATAATGAGACCTATGAAGGAATCAAGGAAGGTATAGAACCAAAGCTTGTACAATGGTATAATGGTCGCGAGTACGTCAATATCAGGCCTCGTGACGGTGCGGCATATATTGAGCCTGCAATAGCCGATAATTTAAGGGTACTGGAACAAGGCTTTTCTGTAACCATATCGGGAAATGGAAATGTCCAGACACGCGAATTACGTAAAGAACACTGGGATGAGGTCATTTTTGAATCGGCATACCCCAGCTGCAAAATCATCTATTTGGCAGAGGATTCACCCCTCGACATCGAATTACATATCTATTCGCCATTTATTCCATTAGATGCGGAGAACTCATCGTTGCCAATGACTACGATGCATCTGAAAGCAAAAAATAAGACCAAACACAAAGTTCAAGTGGCCTTTTGTGCCTGGCTGGAAAACGGAGTGCACAAACCTCGCAAAGAATTTAAAGGGGTTACAAAGCTTGCACAGGTAGTATCCATCGAAAATGTACAAAGTATACTTTATTCCTGTGAGGGTGTTCCCCAAGCCGAAAAACTGGCGGGAGACTATGGTACCATGGCACTTTACTGTGATGCCGTTGACGCTACCGCAAATGCTATGGTAGACTCCTGGCCCTTCGATCCGGCGCAAAAGAAATTTGGCAAAGAGTCAGCATCTGTGCCATTCGACCAGCTCCAAATCGGGAACATAATAGTCCAACGTGAGATCTCTCCGCAAAGCACCGATGCTGTATCCTATGCCATCAGTTGGCATTTCAACAATCCCCACCCTCTGTTGCGTGAAAAGATCAAAGATGCACAACAAGGCTATTGGTATGGCACCAAGTTTTCAGATGCTAGTGATGTTTTAAAATATTATCACCAACATAGAGACGATCTAAACAAATTTACATTAACTTGGGTCGAGACTTGGTACAATTCGACACTCCCCCACTGGTTTCTGGACCGTACACTGGTTAATATCGGCACCCTGGCTACTGCAAATACCTATCGTTTTGCCAGTGGTCGCTTTTGGGCTTGGGAAGGTGTTGGTGCCTGTGCAGGTACCTGTACCCATGTATGGCAATATGGACAAACAATGAGTCGCCTCTTTCCTGAACTTGAACGAAATCTTCGCGAAACTACGGATCTAGGTGTTGGCTTCGTCCCTGAAAGCGGGGCTATCATATTCCGCGCAGAATATGAGACTCGCCCTGCTATTGATGGTCAAGCTGGGGTGATACTCCGTTTTTACAGGGAACACCAAATGTCGGAAGACAACGGTTTTCTGGCTCATAACTGGCAAAAACTCAAAAAAGCTGTTCAATTCATCATCGATCAGGACAGAAATGGTGATGGTATGACCGACACTCCGATGGAAAATACACTTGATGCAGTCTGGGAAGGTGAGATTGCCTGGATCGTAGGTTTATGTCTTGCAGCAGTTAAAGCTGCCGAACTGATGGCAATTGAAATGAATGATCAGGTATTCCAAAAAACATGTGCACAATACGTCAGTAAAGGAATGACAGCAATGGATACAGAATTATTTAATGGAGAATACTATATCCATCGGCCAAACAAGGAATTTGGTCGGAAAAAACTGGGTTCCTATAACACTTGCCATATCGATCAGGTATATGGCCAGGCCTGGACATTTCAGGTCAATCTGCCCCGGATAAATAGCGTTGAGAAAACACGCTCGGCCTTAAAGGCATTATGGAACTATAATTTCACCATGGATGTAGGACCTTATATCCGAACGCACCTTAATGGCAGACCCTATGCCTTATCCGGTGAAGGTGGTATGGTCATGAATACGAATCCGAACAATGAAACTGCAGCTTATGGCGAAGATATTACATGGCAACTTGGTTACTTTCACGAATGCATGAGCGGGTTTGAACATCAGGTTGCTGCTCATATGATGGCTGAGGGAATGGTGGAGGAAAGTCTGATCTTGACTCGTTGCATCCATGAGCGATACGATGCCGCAAAACGCAATCCTTATAATGAGATCGAATGTAGTGATCACTACGCGCGAGCAATGGCTAGCTACGGTACTTTTATAAATGCTTGCGGATACCAATATCATGGTCCTAAAAAACATCTTGGTTTTGCCCCACGAATGCAACATGCGGACTTCAAAGCCGCTTTTACTGCAGCAACCGGCTGGGGAACTTATCAGCAAACCCAGCGGTCTTCCTTTGAAGCTATGATATCCCTGACATATGGATCGCTGGGTTTACGGACTTTGAGTATTGGTCACCTTTCCAAACCGCCGCGCCAAACAAAAAATCTTAAGATAAGATTAAATGGTAAAGCTGTACAAGTATCGGAGACAGAAGTCATCCAACAACAGCTAAAATTAATTTTCACGAATGAATTGACACTTCAGACGGGAGACAAACTAAACATCACTTGGTCATGA